The following proteins come from a genomic window of Geomonas sp. RF6:
- a CDS encoding F0F1 ATP synthase subunit epsilon encodes MAEKLKIELITPYRKVLSEEVDEITANGALGEFGVLPGHAPFLTSLKIGELAYKQDGKVHHLAVNWGYFEVEDDKVTVLVETAERADEIDLERARTAMGRAEEALKTLSPEDHNFRVAEAALERAVIRVQVAGKAKS; translated from the coding sequence ATGGCTGAAAAACTGAAGATTGAGCTGATTACGCCGTACCGGAAGGTCCTTTCGGAAGAGGTGGACGAGATCACCGCCAACGGTGCACTCGGCGAGTTCGGGGTACTCCCGGGCCACGCGCCTTTTTTGACCTCCCTGAAGATCGGCGAGCTTGCCTACAAGCAGGACGGGAAGGTGCATCACCTTGCTGTGAACTGGGGGTACTTCGAGGTCGAGGACGACAAGGTCACCGTGCTGGTGGAGACCGCCGAGCGTGCCGACGAGATCGACCTGGAGCGCGCAAGGACTGCCATGGGCCGTGCTGAAGAGGCTCTGAAGACCCTCTCCCCGGAAGACCACAATTTCCGCGTCGCCGAAGCCGCTCTCGAGCGCGCGGTGATCAGGGTTCAGGTCGCAGGGAAGGCAAAGTCGTAA